A part of Lacerta agilis isolate rLacAgi1 chromosome 7, rLacAgi1.pri, whole genome shotgun sequence genomic DNA contains:
- the SYNDIG1 gene encoding synapse differentiation-inducing gene protein 1, translating to MVEEKENRMDGLVEQKSVLKHTKTADAKKRNGLINTRNLMAEGREGLVSVYPTPQYQSRPIGTLYSPGYPRNDPVQQLLDPNTLPQTVESRYHPNIILYSESMLRSWGESVSAECCETTFIEDRSPTKDSLGYSDGKFVSLSTDEIKIHTLSYEVEEEDDFQEVESDYSSDTDSEDHFLMMPPRDHLGLSVFSMLCCFWPLGIAAFYLSHETNKAIAKGDFHHASSSSRRALFLAVLSITIGTGIYVGVAVALIAYLSKNNHI from the exons ATGgtagaggaaaaggaaaacaggatGGATGGCTTGGTTGAGCAGAAGAGTGTCCTTAAGCACACTAAAACAGCTGATGCCAAGAAGAGGAATGGGCTGATTAACACCAGAAACTTGATGGCCGAGGGCAGGGAAGGATTGGTGTCTGTgtaccccaccccccagtatCAGAGTCGGCCGATTGGTACCCTTTACTCTCCAGGCTACCCACGGAATGACCCAGTGCAACAACTCCTTGACCCCAATACACTGCCACAGACAGTGGAGTCCCGCTACCACCCGAATATCATCCTCTATTCGGAAAGCATGCTGCGATCGTGGGGAGAAAGTGTGAGTGCGGAGTGCTGTGAAACAACCTTCATTGAAGACAGGTCACCCACCAAAGACAGCCTGGGATACTCTGACGGCAAATTTGTTAGCCTCTCCACGGATGAGATCAAGATCCACACCCTCTCCTATGaagtggaagaagaggatgaCTTTCAGGAAGTAGAG AGCGATTATTCAAGTGACACCGACAGTGAAGACCATTTCCTTATGATGCCGCCCAGGGACCATCTCGGACTCAGTGTGTTCTCCATGCTCTGTTGTTTCTGGCCACTGGGAATTGCTGCCTTCTATTTGTCACATGAG ACAAACAAAGCCATTGCTAAAGGGGACTTCCACCATGCAAGCTCCAGTTCACGACGAGCCCTCTTCCTGGCTGTGCTGTCCATCACTATTGGAACAGGCATCTATGTAGGGGTTGCCGTGGCGCTTATAGCGTACCTGTCCAAAAACAATCACATATGA